CGCTGCCTCAGTCACCACtgggtgtgtgcgtgcgtgctcatcCTCTTAGTCGTGCGacactatggaccgtagcctgccaggtgcctctgtccatggaattctccaggcaaaaacactggagtgggttgctatttcctcttccaagggatcctcccaacccaggaactggaCCCAcacttcctgcatctcctgcattggcagatggattctttaccactgagccacctgggaagcccgaccTCTGGGTGGCCCCCCTCAAAAAAGAACAGAGGCTGAGACAGAGTTCAAATAAATGTTTAGAAAGTGCCAGAAAACAAGAGGGATGCACAGACAAGACAAAATCATAACATTCCACACCCATCTGTAATTGGCAAAGCACTTTAACATATATTCTTTCCCTCACTTCTCTCAACTCCAGGTAACAGGGGGAGTAGGTGTTACCAACCCCTTTTGGGGAAGAAGAACCACCCAGGGAGGTGGGTTTATctacctgaggtcacacagcaaaccCAGACCTTCCAGCTCCTGGGAGAGCTGGTTTTCCTTTGCTGCAGGGAGATGGAGGGAGTGGTGAGGGTTGAGGGCTCAAAGAAGCTGGGAAGACAGGGCCACACAGGGCTTCCTGCAGGGGCGATGCACCCAGGACAGCTGGCATCCCAGGTGGGATCCGACGATGCCACTTCCCATAGGCACGGGCTGCAACGCTTGCTACATGGAGGAGATGCAGAACGTGGAGCTGGTGGAAGGGGACGAGGGCCGCATGTGTGTCAACACCGAGTGGGGCGCCTTCGGGGACTCAGGCGAGCTGGACGAGTTCCTGCTGGAGTACGACCGCGTGGTGGATGAGAACTCCCTGAACCCTGGCCAGCAGCTGTAAGGACCGCCCCTCCCCCGACCATGCGGCAGATGGGGCCGGCCCGCAGATAATGGGCTTGTTTTTAAACAGTTCTGGGGAAAAGCAAACTGACAATCTCTTCATAAGCTGGCTCGTTTCTTCCTTCAGCTCAGACACGTGTGCCCCTCTGTGAACCGGACATAATGAGAGATGCCAAGATTAGTCTTTAAAAAGAGGGCCTATGGACAGATGAACAGGGACTTCCCCTGTTCCAGCAGGTGACCGCTGGCATAGGAAGACTGAGAAGCCCCCAGCAAGGCTGACTGGGCTTAATCAAGAGATCCCCAAAGTATGGCTCTGAACAAGTTACCAGAATGAATTGGAGTAACCTGGAGGATGTTGCAGGTTCAGAGCTTGTCAGGGCTTTCCTTTATCAACTGCCTACTCTGCACCAGGCACCTGAGCTTCTTCTCTGGCTCTCCTAAACCTCGGGGAGGTCGGTAGTATTCAATAAAAGAGGGAAACACTGGAGGCCTACAGACTCCAGGGCTGATGTGCCAACTCGGTGGATTCTAGGCGCACAGGGACCCTAGGAGCCCTAGCAAGTGGGCAGAGGCCTGCTCCAGGCTGGCCACTAGCCCCTCTGAGCCTGAGCTTCCCCAACTGTCTCTGGGTGATGAGAAGAGCTCCTATCACATAAATGCGGGGAGATCGAAGTGGGCTCAGCTCAGGGTCCTTCGGGAGGAAGGTCTTAGAGGGACTGAACTGTGGCCCCACCATGGAGCGTTCTCCCAAGGCCCCAAAAGCCCAGGTGGATTAATGCCGAAATGGGCTTGAACCCAGTGTCACAGCGTCCCACATGGCCTCCTTTTGGCTGTGATGGGGCGGTGGCCGATCTCCGTCTGCTCGTGGGGACCTCCCTGCGGGGAATGACTCGGCTGTCCTCCTCTGCCCAGGTACGAGAAACTCATCGGTGGCAAGTACATGGGCGAGCTGGTGCGGCTTGTGCTGCTGAAGCTTGTGGACGAGAATCTGCTCTTCCACGGAGAGGCCTCGGAGCAGCTGCGCACGCGCGGCGCCTTCGAGACACGCTTCGTGTCTCAGGTGGAGAGGTACGCGGGGCGCTCAGGGGATAGGGGTAGGGTACGGGCGGCAGTGTGCACGCAGAGGTTCCAGGACCCTGACGCAGAAGTCGGGGGGGCGGGGCTCCAAGTGTGGGCCGGACCTGGGCGGAGCTCAGGGGGCAGAGGGCGGGGCCGGGACACGAATCTGGGTCCCAGGGTAGCGGTGGGGTCCTGGGACGTGTGCGGGGAGCCGAGCTCAGAGGGCAAGGCGCAGGGCGTAGGGGCTCAGGACCGGCTAAGGTCCAGGGATGGGGCACCGGGGGCGGGTGTGGCTTCCGGCTCCCGAAGGAACTTCCCTCAGGACAATCGACGAAGACCACACCTCCCCTCTGAGGCTCCCCCACCCGCCGTGGGCCTAGTCTCATTTCATCCACACAACAGTCCAGAGGCGCGGCAGTTGTCCACTTTAGGGCGGAGACCCTGGGCTTAGAGAGACGAGTAATGACCAAATTACTGCTGGTCCCTGGCGGAGTCAGACCCGCTCCCCTCGGGACTCGTAGACCCACGCTCTCTGCCTGGGAGAagtgggcaggggaaggggcagagaccTCCGCGGTGGGGATCCGGCTGGTCCCAGACCAAGAGACCCTCCCGCAATGTCCTCTCATCCCCTCCCCGCAGCGATTCCGGTGACCGCAAGCAGATCTACAATATCCTGAGCACTCTAGGGCTGCGACCCTCGGCCACTGACTGTGACATCGTGCGCCGAGCCTGCGAGAGCGTGTCCACGCGCGCCGCGCACATGTGCGCCGCGGGACTGGCGGGCGTCATCAACCGGATGCGCGAAAGCCGCAGCGAGGACGTGATGCGCATCACCGTGGGCGTGGACGGCTCCGTGTACAAGCTGCACCCTAGGTGAGCCCGCGCGGCCTTCTGCCGGTCCAACCCTGGTCCAGCCTGCCCCTTGTGAGTTTGCATCCTTAGGGGAGAACCCGGGCGTTGGTCTCTATCTATGATACTCAGAGAGGGAAGCTCTCCGAGGTCCCGAGAACTCTTAAACTCTCCGAACTCCCTTGGCCCCCAGACACAGGAGGAGGGTTCCCTTGTTTTACCCCCTGCCGTGCATTCAGCGCGGTACCGGCAGCCAAGCTTCCCCTCTACGCAGCTTCAAGGAGCGGTTCCACGCCATCGTGCGCAGGCTGACGCCCAGCTGTGAAATCACCTTCATTGAGTCGGAGGAGGGCAGCGGCCGGGGCGCGGCCTTGATCTCCGCGGTGGCCTGTAAGAAGGCCTGCATGCTGGGCCAGTAAGAAGAAAGGCTGCAAGGCAGGAAGGAAGCTGTGGCCGGCTACTGGACCTGGGCTCCAGGGGACACTCTCCTTACAAGTCCCCCCAACCTGGCCCAATCGAGAGGCTTCTCCTTCTGAGGACCTTGGATGCCTCCCATCCCAGCTGTCACCTCCAGAAGATGGGGGAAAGCCTCTGGAGAGGTTGCCGAGGGCCCAGGCAGGCTTTTTCTCTCAGGGTCAGTTGGTGAGATAGCCCTAGGGCCCTGACTGGGTCGGGAGCAGAAATGAACAGGAATGCAGAACCCTCAAAGTACCTCGCCTTTTTTGCTGGAATCAAGGACCCAGAAGGGAGTTATTCACTCAGGATTTTGTTGCATTTCTGCACTGCTTGTCTCTTGGAGCTTTCAGCCTGGCTCAACCCTGGCTCTGAGAAGGGGGTGCCCTCTGGACCCTACTATGGCCTGGCTTCCCCATGAGCTCAGCCTGCATGGGGAGGCAGCCCTCATCACCTGGCCAGACCTAGACCTGGATTCCACAGGGGCCCCGGGGAGCTGCTGATCACTCAGGCCCGGGAAATGGAAGGGACAAGCTCCACAGTAGAGCCTGTGGGTACCCCGAGGCCTGGAGATGGCAGCCTTTTCCCTCCCATCCTGCCATCCCTGAGTGGTCTGTTGTTCTGGGATGGACCCtcacaggaaatgcaggagacagagtccCCAAAGCCtctgcccagaggggcccaggaaaAGGAGGAGTCCCCCCACCCACAGACAGGCCTGGGAACATCTCTGGGATTGAGTCCCTGGCTCCCATGGCCCTGGGCACTCAGAAAGCCcagcagcacacagcacacaccccAAGGGACAAGCTAGGCCTCTTTCTTCTTAGCAGACTTCCATGTACCACACCAGCATATCCATGCCCAACCTGGAactgtgtggggtttttttttttttttaattaaaagttttaaaagtttagaaCATGACCTTGTCCACTGTTCTTTGAGCTCTGTGTATGAGACTGTGGGACAGCATACATACAGACATGATCCTGTGCACACAGACACTCTGCAGGCCAAGGTGTGTCTTGAAATTTGCCATCCTCTCTGGTGAGCCATGTTGGGGACTATGAAGAGTAACACACAAGGCTGAAGGAACAGGAATGGCATCGCATGGTGTGCGGGGGTGTGGTCAGGGGTCCTGGACTTGACCAGGCCTCTGCCCACCAGCCTGTGGGATTCAGGGTGTGGTTCCACCTGTCTGT
This DNA window, taken from Bos indicus isolate NIAB-ARS_2022 breed Sahiwal x Tharparkar chromosome 4, NIAB-ARS_B.indTharparkar_mat_pri_1.0, whole genome shotgun sequence, encodes the following:
- the GCK gene encoding hexokinase-4 isoform X1 → MLDDRARMEISKKEKAEQILAEFQLQEEDLKKVMRRMQKEMDRGLRLETHKEASVKMLPTYVRSTPEGSEVGDFLSLDLGGTNFRVMLVKVGEGEAGQWSVKTTHQMYSIPEDAMTGTAEMLFDYISECISDFLDKHQMKHKKLPLGFTFSFPVRHEDIDKGILLNWTKGFKASGAEGNNIVGLLRDAIKRRGDFEMDVVAMVNDTVATMISCYYEDRRCEVGMIVGTGCNACYMEEMQNVELVEGDEGRMCVNTEWGAFGDSGELDEFLLEYDRVVDENSLNPGQQLYEKLIGGKYMGELVRLVLLKLVDENLLFHGEASEQLRTRGAFETRFVSQVESDSGDRKQIYNILSTLGLRPSATDCDIVRRACESVSTRAAHMCAAGLAGVINRMRESRSEDVMRITVGVDGSVYKLHPSFKERFHAIVRRLTPSCEITFIESEEGSGRGAALISAVACKKACMLGQ
- the GCK gene encoding hexokinase-4 isoform X2; amino-acid sequence: MCAAGLAGVINRMRESRSEDVMRITVGVDGSVYKLHPSFKERFHAIVRRLTPSCEITFIESEEGSGRGAALISAVACKKACMLGQ